The nucleotide sequence AGTCGGATCCGTTGATTCGGACTACCCGAGCCACGTGTATGCCGGCGGCTACCTGGATGAACGCGACCTCTCCATGCTGGCAGCGGACGACGTGGTGGGCGACGTGGCGACTGTGTTCTTCCGGAGTGACGGCTCCTCGGACGGCATCACGCTGAACGAGCGCTCCACAGGACCCAGCCACGAACAGTTGCGGCAGGTCCGGCGCAGGATCTGCGTGGTGTCGGGCGCCTCCAAGATCAACGGATTGCAGGGAGCCCTGGCTGCGGGTTTGGCCACCGACCTCATCCTGGACGAGGCTTCCGCGCGACGCCTGGTCAGTTTCAATGGCCACTCCTGAAGCATTCGTGCAGGAAATGGGTAGAGTCTTTGCTATGAGATTCCCGGTCCGGCTGACATTGAACAACGGCGTACAAATGGAACGCTTGGGATACGGGCTCTACAAGGTACCGCCCAAAGACGCCGAAGCTTTGGTTGCGACCGCCCTGGGCGAGGGCTACCGGCGTTTCGACACAGCATCGATGTACGGCAATGAGGTGGGCGTCGGCCGAGCGCTCGGCGGTGCCATTGGCGATGCTGCCCGGGCGAACGGCGGCACGGGTGGTTCAGGGGAATCCGTGCACGCCCTTTCCCGTGAGGACCTGTTCGTGACCACCAAGGTCTGGAACGACGACCAAGGCTATGAGTCCACACTCCGGGCCTTCGACACCTCGATTGCGAACCTCGGGCTTGACTACGTGGATCTTTACCTCATCCACTGGCCGTGCGCCGGACGCGGACTTTTTACGGAGACATACAAGGCGCTGGAAACCCTCTATCGGGAGGGCAAAGTTAGGGCGATCGGGGTATCGAACTTCCAGCCCGGCCATCTCGACGAACTGATGCAGAAAGCCGAAGTCGTCCCGGCAGTAAACCAGATCGAGCTGCACCCCTGGCTGCAGCAAAGCAGATTACGGACACTCCACCAGCAGCTGGGAATAGCCACTGAGGCGTGGAGTCCCCTCGGCCGCGGGCAGGTCCTGGCCGACGCTGCCATCATCTCGCTCGCCGAAAAGCATGGAAAAACTCCTGCCCAGGTCATCATCCGGTGGCATCTCCAACTGGGAAACCTCGTCATCCCCAAAGCGAGCTCTGCAGGACGGATCAAGGAAAACTTCAACGTATTCGATTTTGAGCTGGATCCCTCCGACATGGACGGCATGGCAGGACTCGAACGACACCATCGAACCGGCTCACACCCGGACAACGTGAACTAGGGAATACCTCCATGGAAAAAGTGGACACCGCGCACTCCCCCGAGGGCTCGCAGGCCCCCAATGGATTCTTCAGTGAAGCCCTCGCCGGACGGACTACCGCTTCGGATATCG is from Paenarthrobacter nicotinovorans and encodes:
- a CDS encoding aldo/keto reductase — its product is MRFPVRLTLNNGVQMERLGYGLYKVPPKDAEALVATALGEGYRRFDTASMYGNEVGVGRALGGAIGDAARANGGTGGSGESVHALSREDLFVTTKVWNDDQGYESTLRAFDTSIANLGLDYVDLYLIHWPCAGRGLFTETYKALETLYREGKVRAIGVSNFQPGHLDELMQKAEVVPAVNQIELHPWLQQSRLRTLHQQLGIATEAWSPLGRGQVLADAAIISLAEKHGKTPAQVIIRWHLQLGNLVIPKASSAGRIKENFNVFDFELDPSDMDGMAGLERHHRTGSHPDNVN